One window from the genome of Streptomyces sp. NBC_00287 encodes:
- a CDS encoding SDR family NAD(P)-dependent oxidoreductase, whose protein sequence is MTDGRGVIVTGAGSGIGRAAALAFAAQGDRVVVADLNAEGAQAVVKEIEEEGGTAVAVTGDLSEQSVIDAVVTAAVERFGGVDVLVNNAGIMDRMSAVADVSDAEWERVIRVNLTAPFQLTRAVLPHMLAAGKGVIVNTASEAGLRGSAAGAAYTASKHGMVGLTKNLAVMYRGQGIRANAIAPGGTQTGIAVDAEQGAHGPTALGPHFVNLGRLAQPEEQAAAIVFLASDAASNINGVVLPVDDGWSAV, encoded by the coding sequence ATGACCGACGGACGCGGTGTCATCGTCACCGGAGCGGGTTCGGGTATCGGCCGGGCCGCGGCCCTCGCCTTCGCGGCCCAGGGCGACCGGGTCGTGGTGGCGGACCTCAACGCCGAGGGCGCACAGGCCGTCGTCAAGGAGATCGAGGAGGAGGGTGGGACCGCGGTCGCCGTCACCGGCGATCTGAGCGAGCAGTCGGTCATCGACGCGGTCGTGACCGCCGCCGTGGAGCGGTTCGGCGGGGTGGACGTGCTGGTCAACAACGCCGGGATCATGGACCGTATGTCAGCGGTCGCGGATGTGAGCGACGCCGAGTGGGAGCGGGTCATCCGGGTCAACCTCACCGCGCCGTTCCAGCTCACGCGGGCGGTACTGCCGCACATGCTGGCGGCGGGCAAGGGCGTGATCGTGAACACCGCCTCCGAGGCGGGCCTGCGGGGCAGTGCGGCGGGCGCCGCGTACACGGCCTCCAAGCACGGCATGGTCGGCCTGACGAAGAACCTCGCGGTGATGTACCGGGGGCAGGGCATCCGCGCCAACGCCATCGCGCCCGGCGGCACCCAGACCGGCATCGCCGTCGACGCCGAGCAGGGCGCCCACGGCCCGACGGCGCTCGGCCCGCACTTCGTGAACCTCGGCCGGCTCGCCCAGCCCGAGGAGCAGGCCGCGGCCATCGTGTTCCTCGCCTCGGACGCGGCGAGCAACATCAACGGCGTGGTGCTGCCGGTGGACGACGGCTGGTCGGCGGTCTGA
- a CDS encoding helix-turn-helix domain-containing protein — protein sequence MWLKVSNEDLPAKEQLPFWAELVSRELAPLSLSSANPGDFTAWASVLDLDSVRLAVFSSPPAYLRRTWADIRRADPGTYQLTFVSGSPLWISQRRQDSGLVFGNMVLFDLSQPFEGAVPDRGCNTEVAIMQLPREELPLPPDKVHRLLAQPLSTGTGMGAILARFMTTLDAYGPDCEPRDLSRLGAMALDLAGACMAQHLDAYDDLPAETRRHAMLARVNAFIDHNLGDPDLGPADIAARHHISVRSLHTLFREQGETVAASIRRRRLERCHADLTDPRLRRRSISAIAARWGFMRPPDFSRAFRATYGMSPRELRHTALRSLPDTQQAALSDN from the coding sequence ATGTGGCTGAAGGTGTCGAACGAGGATCTGCCCGCGAAGGAGCAGTTGCCGTTCTGGGCCGAGCTGGTCTCGCGTGAGCTGGCACCGCTCAGCCTCAGCAGCGCGAACCCGGGGGACTTCACCGCGTGGGCCTCGGTGCTGGACCTCGACTCCGTGCGGCTGGCCGTGTTCAGCAGCCCGCCCGCATACCTGAGACGCACCTGGGCGGACATCCGGCGCGCCGACCCGGGCACGTATCAGCTGACGTTCGTCTCCGGCAGCCCGCTGTGGATCAGCCAGCGGCGGCAGGACTCCGGGCTGGTGTTCGGCAACATGGTGCTCTTCGACCTCTCGCAACCGTTCGAGGGCGCCGTGCCCGACCGAGGCTGCAACACCGAGGTGGCCATCATGCAACTGCCCCGCGAGGAGCTGCCGCTGCCGCCGGACAAGGTCCACCGGCTCCTCGCCCAGCCCCTGTCGACCGGCACCGGCATGGGAGCGATTCTCGCCCGGTTCATGACCACGCTGGACGCCTACGGCCCCGACTGCGAGCCGCGCGACCTGAGCCGATTAGGGGCGATGGCACTCGACCTGGCGGGCGCCTGCATGGCCCAGCATCTCGACGCCTACGACGACCTTCCGGCCGAGACCCGCCGACACGCCATGCTGGCCCGCGTCAACGCCTTCATCGACCACAACCTCGGTGATCCGGACCTGGGACCGGCGGACATCGCGGCACGCCACCACATCTCCGTACGCTCCCTGCACACGCTCTTCCGGGAGCAGGGCGAGACCGTGGCGGCCTCGATACGCCGACGCCGCCTGGAACGCTGCCACGCCGACCTCACCGACCCCCGCCTACGACGGCGCTCGATCAGCGCCATCGCCGCCCGCTGGGGGTTCATGCGCCCTCCGGACTTCAGCCGAGCGTTCCGCGCGACATACGGCATGTCGCCCAGAGAACTCCGGCATACGGCACTGCGCAGCCTGCCGGACACACAACAGGCTGCGCTCAGCGACAACTAA
- a CDS encoding glycoside hydrolase family 75 protein → MRVQSLTLVAASATLLAPTTLPTAPPQAETWPAVRPQGEVRAADLLAKARTCAQISRGRYRTDDGRPATIPVCGTQEAVFWKADLDIDCDGRPGSHCNGRTDPYFSDATAFTQSDGRYLDAERLPYVVVPAPSRVWDYRTHGIRGGSLVALVYQDRVRYAVIGDVGPHDIIGEASYAAAESLGIHPDPHGGGTASGVTYIVFKDTRVDPIEDPEAAVTMGERLARKFVRDG, encoded by the coding sequence GTGCGTGTCCAGTCGCTGACGTTGGTCGCGGCAAGCGCAACCCTGCTTGCCCCGACCACGCTGCCCACCGCCCCACCACAGGCCGAGACTTGGCCGGCGGTGCGGCCCCAGGGCGAGGTCCGCGCCGCCGATCTGCTGGCCAAGGCGCGCACCTGCGCCCAGATCTCCCGCGGGCGCTACCGCACCGACGACGGCCGGCCCGCGACCATCCCGGTCTGCGGCACCCAGGAGGCCGTCTTCTGGAAGGCCGACCTGGACATCGACTGCGACGGACGCCCGGGCAGCCACTGCAACGGCCGTACCGACCCCTACTTCAGCGACGCCACCGCCTTCACACAGTCCGACGGCCGCTACCTGGACGCCGAACGCCTCCCGTACGTCGTCGTCCCCGCCCCGAGCCGGGTCTGGGACTACCGGACGCACGGCATCCGCGGCGGTTCGCTGGTCGCCCTCGTGTACCAGGACCGTGTGCGCTACGCGGTCATCGGCGACGTAGGCCCGCACGACATCATCGGCGAGGCCTCCTACGCCGCCGCCGAATCCCTCGGAATCCACCCCGACCCACACGGCGGCGGCACGGCCTCCGGCGTCACCTACATCGTCTTCAAGGACACCAGGGTGGACCCGATCGAGGACCCCGAGGCCGCGGTCACGATGGGGGAGCGACTGGCACGCAAGTTCGTGCGCGACGGCTGA
- a CDS encoding fibronectin type III domain-containing protein, which produces MRRIPVPARPHRLAVFCGALALVASCGWQGQADEGPLPGAPRGVTAEAGSATSVHVMWNAVAASQGTDGYEVYRGTTKVEDVPGDEHMVDVTRLRPSTTYVFTVRARDTDGRVGPPSEEVRAKTPASAAADRAAPTAPGAVEGRAVASRAVQLSWSAAKDDRGVVSYDIHQGGTKIHSVGGNQTATVVTGLRPGTRYTFTVRARDAADNASPAGTPVSLTTPGTDDGRGTAPTDFRATTHRSDEDGAYYIDLRWVPPRTDGVVTEYEVHLDGKPATSVVFGGDAPREKATYSFYADGEAGVSHRVRLRARLPDGTWGGFSTERTVTTGHASP; this is translated from the coding sequence GTGCGACGCATTCCCGTTCCCGCCCGTCCGCACCGACTCGCCGTGTTCTGCGGCGCCCTCGCCCTGGTCGCCTCCTGCGGCTGGCAGGGCCAGGCCGACGAGGGCCCGCTCCCCGGCGCGCCAAGGGGCGTCACGGCCGAGGCGGGCAGCGCGACCAGCGTGCATGTGATGTGGAACGCGGTGGCAGCGAGCCAAGGCACCGACGGTTACGAGGTGTATCGCGGCACCACAAAGGTCGAGGACGTGCCGGGTGACGAACACATGGTGGACGTCACCCGGCTCCGCCCCTCCACGACGTACGTCTTCACCGTGCGGGCCCGCGACACCGACGGCCGCGTCGGACCGCCGAGCGAGGAGGTCCGCGCGAAGACCCCCGCCTCCGCCGCCGCGGACCGCGCCGCCCCGACCGCGCCGGGCGCGGTGGAGGGCCGCGCGGTGGCCAGCCGGGCCGTCCAGCTGTCCTGGTCCGCGGCGAAGGACGACCGGGGTGTGGTGTCGTACGACATCCATCAGGGCGGCACGAAGATCCACAGTGTGGGCGGAAACCAGACCGCGACCGTGGTGACGGGGCTGCGGCCGGGCACCCGCTACACCTTCACGGTCCGCGCCCGGGACGCCGCCGACAACGCCTCACCGGCCGGCACCCCCGTAAGCCTGACCACACCCGGCACCGACGACGGCCGCGGCACCGCACCGACCGACTTCCGCGCCACGACCCACCGCAGTGACGAGGACGGGGCCTACTACATCGACCTGCGCTGGGTCCCGCCGCGCACGGACGGGGTCGTCACGGAGTACGAGGTCCACCTCGACGGGAAGCCCGCCACGTCGGTGGTGTTCGGCGGAGACGCGCCGCGCGAGAAGGCCACGTACAGCTTCTACGCGGACGGCGAGGCAGGGGTGAGCCATCGGGTGCGGCTGCGGGCACGGCTGCCCGACGGGACCTGGGGCGGGTTCTCGACGGAGCGGACGGTGACGACCGGCCACGCATCACCCTGA
- a CDS encoding DJ-1/PfpI family protein: MQVAVVTFDGFNELDSFIASALINRCRKEGLEAFITTPTPVVTSMNGVEVTGQRPMEFVTEADAVLIGSGVKTRDVVADDRLISRLPLDPARQLIGAQCSGALVLARLGLLNGMPACTDNKSRPFVEACDVTVLDAPFHAEGNIATAGGCLASQYLGTWVITRMLGEDAARDVLDYVAPVGENDETVERALRAVRAGEVALR, encoded by the coding sequence ATGCAGGTAGCCGTGGTCACCTTCGACGGGTTCAACGAACTCGACAGCTTCATCGCCTCCGCGCTGATCAACCGGTGTCGCAAGGAGGGCTTGGAAGCCTTCATCACGACGCCGACGCCGGTGGTCACGTCGATGAACGGCGTCGAGGTGACCGGGCAGCGCCCGATGGAGTTCGTGACCGAGGCCGATGCCGTGCTGATCGGCAGCGGGGTGAAGACGCGTGACGTGGTCGCCGACGACCGGCTGATCTCCCGGCTGCCGCTCGACCCCGCGCGACAGTTGATCGGTGCGCAGTGCTCCGGCGCGCTGGTGCTGGCCCGGCTCGGGTTGCTGAACGGCATGCCGGCCTGCACGGACAACAAGAGCCGGCCCTTCGTCGAGGCCTGCGACGTCACCGTGCTGGACGCGCCGTTCCACGCCGAGGGGAACATCGCCACGGCGGGCGGCTGTCTGGCGTCCCAGTACCTCGGCACCTGGGTCATCACGCGGATGCTCGGCGAGGACGCCGCGCGCGATGTCCTCGACTATGTGGCTCCGGTCGGCGAGAACGACGAGACCGTCGAGCGCGCCCTGCGTGCCGTCCGGGCGGGCGAGGTCGCACTGCGCTGA
- a CDS encoding PadR family transcriptional regulator, protein MSLPHAILTALLEKPSSGLELTRRFDKSIGYFWSATHQQIYRELGKLEADGLIRALASEQPARGQKKSYEVLPAGRAELARWSAASQEPKPHRDTLLLRLRAAAVVGTEGIEADLRRHLDLHRQQLAEYEEIEQRDFPPGKDDPEDRLRHLVLRAGIDLETFWTRWLEHALEEFAELPHHE, encoded by the coding sequence ATGTCACTCCCGCACGCGATCCTCACCGCCCTGCTCGAAAAGCCGTCCTCGGGGCTGGAGCTGACCCGTCGCTTCGACAAGTCGATCGGCTACTTCTGGTCGGCGACGCATCAGCAGATCTATCGCGAGCTGGGAAAACTGGAGGCGGACGGGTTGATCCGCGCGCTGGCGTCCGAGCAGCCGGCGCGCGGTCAGAAGAAGAGCTACGAGGTCCTGCCGGCGGGCCGTGCCGAACTGGCCCGCTGGAGCGCCGCCTCCCAGGAGCCCAAGCCGCACCGGGACACGCTGCTGCTGCGGCTGCGCGCGGCGGCCGTGGTCGGAACCGAGGGCATCGAGGCCGATCTGCGCCGCCATCTCGACCTGCACCGACAGCAGCTGGCCGAGTACGAGGAGATCGAGCAGCGCGACTTCCCGCCCGGCAAGGACGATCCCGAGGACCGGCTGCGGCACCTGGTGCTGCGGGCGGGCATCGATCTGGAGACCTTCTGGACGCGGTGGCTCGAACACGCGCTGGAGGAGTTCGCCGAGCTGCCGCATCACGAGTGA
- a CDS encoding NADPH-dependent 2,4-dienoyl-CoA reductase, protein MSRYPHLLNPLDLGFTTLPNRVLMGSMHVGLEEAEHGFERMAAFYAERARGGVGLIVTGGIAPNDEGRPYEGGAKLTTEAEAEQHRVITEAVHREGGRIAMQILHFGRYAYHQDLVAPSPLQAPISPFPPRELTDADVERTIEDYARTARLAQQAGYDGVEIMGSEGYLINEFIATQTNRRTDRWGGSYENRMRFPVEIVRRVREAVGEDFIIVYRLSMLDLVPGGSTLDEVITLAKAVEAAGATIINTGIGWHEARIPTIATSVPRGAYTWVTKRLMGEVSLPLVTTNRINTPELAEELLAEGFADMVSMARPMLADPDFVNKAAEGRSEAINTCIGCNQACLDHTFSGKITSCLVNPRACHETELILSPTRLRKRVAVVGAGPAGLSCAVSAAERGHDVTLFDAASEIGGQLNVARQVPGKQEFDETLRYFRHQLEAHGVEIRLNTWVSAEDLSGYDEAVVATGVTPRTPDIPGVDHPSVVGYLDVLRDRVPVGDRVAILGAGGIGFDVAEFLTDGGDKASEDPETYFRQWGVDMSYEGPGGLAAPERPAPPRTVHLLQRKPTKVGAGLGKTTGWIHRTELKHRGVTMVPGVRYDRIDDAGLHVTVGEESTVLPVDTIVLCTGQEPRRDLYEELVAAGRSAHLIGGADVAAELDAKRAIKQGTEVAAAL, encoded by the coding sequence ATGAGCCGTTACCCGCACCTGCTGAACCCGCTCGACCTGGGCTTCACCACCCTGCCCAACCGCGTCCTCATGGGTTCCATGCACGTGGGCCTGGAAGAGGCCGAGCACGGCTTCGAGCGCATGGCCGCCTTCTACGCCGAACGCGCCCGCGGCGGCGTCGGCCTCATCGTCACCGGCGGTATCGCCCCCAACGACGAGGGACGGCCCTACGAGGGCGGCGCGAAGCTCACCACCGAGGCGGAGGCCGAGCAGCACCGGGTCATCACCGAGGCCGTGCACCGCGAGGGCGGCCGGATCGCGATGCAGATCCTGCACTTCGGCCGGTACGCCTACCACCAGGACCTGGTCGCGCCGAGCCCGCTCCAGGCGCCGATCAGCCCCTTCCCGCCGCGCGAGCTGACGGACGCCGACGTCGAGCGGACCATCGAGGACTACGCCCGCACCGCCCGGCTCGCCCAGCAGGCCGGGTACGACGGCGTGGAGATCATGGGCTCCGAGGGCTACCTCATCAACGAGTTCATCGCCACGCAGACCAACCGGCGTACGGACCGCTGGGGTGGGTCGTACGAGAACCGCATGCGCTTCCCGGTCGAGATCGTGCGCCGGGTGCGCGAGGCCGTCGGCGAGGACTTCATCATCGTCTACCGGTTGTCCATGCTGGACCTGGTCCCGGGCGGCTCCACGCTCGACGAGGTGATCACCCTCGCGAAGGCCGTGGAGGCCGCCGGGGCGACCATCATCAACACCGGCATCGGCTGGCACGAGGCCCGCATCCCCACCATCGCCACCTCCGTGCCGCGCGGCGCCTACACCTGGGTCACCAAGCGACTCATGGGCGAGGTGTCCCTCCCGCTGGTGACCACCAACCGCATCAACACCCCCGAACTCGCCGAGGAGTTGCTCGCCGAGGGGTTTGCGGACATGGTCTCGATGGCCCGCCCGATGCTCGCCGACCCCGACTTCGTGAACAAGGCGGCCGAGGGCCGGTCCGAGGCCATCAACACCTGCATCGGCTGCAACCAGGCCTGCCTCGACCACACCTTCAGCGGCAAGATCACCTCCTGTCTGGTCAACCCGCGCGCCTGCCACGAGACCGAGCTGATCCTGTCCCCGACCCGGCTGCGCAAGCGGGTCGCGGTCGTCGGCGCCGGACCGGCGGGCCTGTCCTGCGCGGTGTCGGCCGCCGAACGCGGCCACGACGTCACGCTGTTCGACGCCGCGAGCGAGATCGGCGGCCAGCTCAACGTCGCCCGCCAGGTCCCCGGAAAGCAGGAGTTCGACGAGACCCTGCGCTACTTCCGCCACCAACTCGAGGCCCACGGCGTGGAGATACGGCTGAACACCTGGGTGAGCGCCGAGGACCTCTCCGGCTACGACGAGGCCGTCGTCGCCACCGGCGTCACCCCGCGCACCCCGGACATCCCCGGCGTCGACCACCCGAGCGTCGTCGGCTACCTCGACGTACTGCGCGACCGCGTGCCCGTCGGTGACCGCGTCGCGATCCTCGGCGCGGGCGGCATCGGCTTCGACGTCGCCGAGTTCCTCACCGACGGCGGCGACAAGGCGAGCGAGGACCCCGAGACCTACTTCCGCCAGTGGGGCGTCGACATGTCCTACGAAGGCCCCGGCGGCCTCGCGGCACCCGAGCGGCCCGCCCCGCCGCGCACCGTCCATCTCCTCCAGCGCAAGCCCACCAAGGTCGGCGCGGGCCTCGGCAAGACCACCGGCTGGATCCACCGCACCGAACTCAAGCACCGCGGCGTCACCATGGTCCCAGGCGTGCGCTACGACCGGATCGACGACGCCGGACTGCACGTCACCGTCGGCGAGGAGAGCACGGTCCTCCCGGTCGACACGATCGTCCTGTGCACCGGCCAGGAGCCGCGCCGCGATCTGTACGAGGAGCTGGTTGCCGCCGGCCGCAGCGCGCACCTGATCGGCGGCGCCGACGTGGCAGCCGAACTGGACGCCAAGCGCGCCATCAAGCAGGGCACGGAGGTCGCGGCCGCCCTGTAA
- a CDS encoding SpoIIE family protein phosphatase, whose amino-acid sequence MTAAGSPVARGDEPVPGDAPVRVSAPGDVAVPVSAPGDKPVPAAPPGEQPAPGAEPVRGPVHPSGLLDVLGVASVVLDTDGRIVLWSPQAEQLFGYSAQEALGRSAVKLMIHEQHFDLVVKLFADVLETGESWAGAFPIRHKDGSTRLVEFRNQRLLDDRGDVYALGLAADQSTVRRLERDVALSTRMVAQSPIGLGVLDTDLRYVSVNPALERINGVPAEEHLGRTVAEVLPDVDAPALESAVRRVLETGVPLVDQSTVGRTPADPDEDHAWSLSMYRLEDALGTVLGVACSVVDVTEQHRAQVEAEAARRRLAVIADASTRIGTTLELDRTAHELADVAVPELADIAAVDLLDAVVEGRRSSLGPAEAAVIRALAVQAGRPSEALDAADPPGQIARYAPDRLVTQCVRTGSPVLVAEVEPADLPRIARSPEAAERLARARVHSYLAVPLIARGEVLGALDLKRTDNPLPFGDDDLLLARELAARAAVQIDNARWYQNARDTALTLQRSLLPSHPPMTGGLEVASRYQPAGATAEVGGDWFDVIPLDGGKTALVVGDVMGSGVNAAATMGRLRTASNTLASLDLDPARLLEHLDKTTEGLDHSIATCVYAVHDPHLRQCRIANAGHLPPVRVREGHAPELLELPTGAPLGVGGVEFSTTTVALEPGDRLVFYTDGLVETRQHPLDERLDALLHLLEGPDRPLEEVCDLLLRTLHQPDNSDDVALLIARAVTPD is encoded by the coding sequence ATGACTGCAGCCGGATCTCCCGTGGCCCGGGGCGACGAGCCGGTGCCGGGCGATGCGCCGGTGCGCGTTTCCGCGCCGGGTGACGTGGCGGTGCCGGTGTCCGCGCCGGGTGACAAGCCCGTGCCCGCGGCGCCCCCGGGCGAGCAACCCGCGCCGGGTGCCGAGCCGGTGCGCGGTCCCGTGCACCCCAGTGGGCTGCTCGACGTGCTGGGCGTGGCCTCTGTCGTCCTGGACACCGACGGCCGGATCGTGCTGTGGAGCCCCCAGGCCGAGCAGCTCTTCGGCTACTCCGCGCAGGAGGCCCTTGGCCGGTCCGCCGTCAAGCTGATGATCCACGAACAGCACTTCGACCTGGTGGTCAAGCTGTTCGCCGATGTCCTGGAGACCGGCGAGAGCTGGGCCGGAGCCTTTCCGATCCGGCACAAGGACGGCAGCACCCGGCTGGTGGAGTTCCGCAACCAACGCCTGCTGGACGACCGCGGCGATGTCTACGCGCTCGGCCTGGCCGCCGACCAGTCGACCGTGCGCCGGCTGGAGCGGGACGTCGCGCTCTCCACGCGGATGGTCGCGCAGTCACCGATCGGGCTGGGCGTCCTGGACACCGATCTCCGGTACGTCTCCGTCAACCCGGCGCTGGAGCGGATCAACGGCGTACCCGCCGAGGAACACCTGGGCCGTACCGTCGCCGAAGTCCTGCCGGATGTCGACGCTCCCGCCCTGGAGTCCGCGGTGCGGCGAGTACTGGAGACCGGGGTGCCGCTGGTTGACCAGTCCACCGTGGGACGCACCCCGGCCGATCCGGACGAGGACCACGCCTGGTCGCTGTCCATGTACCGGCTCGAGGACGCCCTGGGGACAGTGCTGGGGGTGGCCTGCTCGGTAGTGGACGTCACCGAGCAACACCGGGCCCAGGTCGAGGCCGAGGCCGCGCGCCGGCGCCTCGCCGTCATCGCCGACGCCTCCACCCGGATCGGCACCACCCTCGAACTGGACCGCACAGCGCATGAACTCGCCGACGTCGCCGTCCCGGAGCTCGCCGACATCGCGGCCGTCGATCTGCTGGACGCCGTGGTGGAGGGCAGACGCAGCAGCCTCGGGCCCGCCGAGGCGGCCGTGATCCGCGCCCTGGCGGTCCAGGCGGGGCGGCCGTCGGAGGCCCTCGACGCCGCCGATCCGCCCGGGCAGATCGCCCGGTACGCGCCCGACCGGCTGGTCACCCAGTGTGTGCGCACCGGCAGCCCGGTGCTGGTGGCCGAGGTCGAGCCCGCGGACCTGCCCCGGATCGCCCGCTCCCCCGAGGCGGCCGAGCGGCTGGCCCGCGCGAGGGTGCACTCCTATCTGGCCGTGCCGCTCATCGCGCGCGGCGAGGTGCTGGGCGCCCTCGATCTGAAGCGGACCGACAACCCCCTGCCCTTCGGCGACGACGATCTGCTGCTGGCAAGGGAGTTGGCGGCCCGGGCGGCCGTACAGATCGACAACGCCCGCTGGTACCAGAACGCCCGCGACACCGCCCTCACCCTCCAGCGCAGTCTGCTGCCCAGCCATCCCCCGATGACCGGCGGGCTGGAGGTCGCCTCCCGCTACCAGCCCGCGGGCGCCACGGCCGAGGTCGGCGGCGACTGGTTCGATGTGATCCCCCTGGACGGCGGCAAGACCGCGCTGGTCGTGGGCGACGTCATGGGCAGCGGGGTGAACGCCGCCGCGACCATGGGCCGGCTGCGCACCGCGAGCAACACCCTGGCCTCCCTCGACCTCGATCCGGCCCGGCTGCTGGAGCACCTGGACAAGACCACCGAGGGCCTGGACCACTCCATCGCCACCTGCGTGTACGCCGTCCACGACCCGCATCTGCGGCAGTGCAGAATCGCCAACGCCGGGCACCTCCCACCGGTCCGCGTCCGCGAAGGACACGCCCCCGAGCTCCTCGAACTCCCCACCGGGGCACCGCTCGGCGTGGGCGGAGTGGAATTCTCGACGACCACCGTGGCCCTGGAGCCGGGAGACCGACTGGTGTTCTACACCGACGGCCTCGTCGAAACCCGCCAACACCCGCTCGACGAACGCCTCGACGCCCTCCTCCACCTCCTCGAAGGCCCCGACCGCCCCCTGGAGGAGGTCTGCGACCTCCTGCTGCGCACACTGCACCAGCCGGACAACTCCGACGACGTCGCCCTGCTCATCGCGCGCGCCGTGACGCCTGATTAG
- a CDS encoding DUF5666 domain-containing protein, protein MTHEPDSPELLTNGPDRDRPRGLWRRQSARARTITAATTIAVLALGGTVAYAATSSGSDGGGGSTTPSASASPDAPDRPGERHHRGPWFGMGGGAVHGEATVQDGDSDEWIVRVWQRGTVEEVDGEQVTVRSEDGAEWTWTVGSDTTVHKQGDSDGLKDGDEVYLAGTRSDDGERTADHVLAGTWEKRDPGDWRDKLPWRDDRDGPPWNDAAA, encoded by the coding sequence ATGACACATGAGCCGGACTCACCGGAATTGCTCACCAATGGACCGGACCGCGACCGCCCGCGCGGCCTGTGGCGACGGCAGTCCGCCCGCGCGCGGACCATCACCGCGGCGACCACGATCGCCGTCCTCGCCCTCGGCGGCACCGTCGCCTACGCGGCCACCTCAAGCGGCTCGGACGGCGGAGGCGGTTCTACGACGCCCTCCGCCTCGGCGTCGCCGGACGCACCGGACCGTCCCGGTGAACGGCACCACCGTGGCCCGTGGTTCGGCATGGGCGGTGGCGCCGTTCACGGTGAGGCCACTGTCCAGGACGGCGACAGCGACGAGTGGATCGTCCGCGTCTGGCAGCGCGGCACCGTCGAGGAGGTGGACGGCGAGCAGGTCACCGTCCGCAGCGAGGACGGCGCCGAGTGGACCTGGACGGTCGGCTCGGACACCACGGTCCACAAGCAGGGCGACTCCGACGGTCTGAAGGACGGGGACGAGGTGTATCTCGCCGGTACCCGCTCCGACGACGGCGAACGCACCGCCGACCATGTCCTGGCGGGCACTTGGGAGAAGCGCGACCCCGGCGACTGGCGCGACAAGCTGCCCTGGCGCGACGACCGGGACGGGCCGCCTTGGAACGACGCGGCGGCCTGA
- a CDS encoding putative protein N(5)-glutamine methyltransferase yields MSSLSFSSDAVVTALRAAGCVFAEDEARLLLAAAASPAELASMVDRRAAGHPLELVLGWAEFRGLHIVVEPGVFVPRRRTEFLVEQALAQVPDASLVVDLCCGSGAVGAALAAALGTVELHAADIDPAAVRCARRNIAAYGGRVHAGDLFRALPAALRGRIDILAANVPYVPTDEVPLLPAEARDHEPLTALDGGTDGLDLLRRVADEAARWLAPGGCLLVETSERQTAAAVEAFTWGGLMPRVAECEERYAQVVVGTVP; encoded by the coding sequence TTGTCTTCCCTCTCTTTCTCATCTGACGCCGTCGTCACGGCGCTGCGCGCCGCTGGCTGCGTCTTCGCCGAGGATGAAGCGCGGTTGCTGCTGGCCGCTGCCGCCTCCCCGGCCGAGCTCGCCTCCATGGTGGACCGGCGCGCGGCCGGTCATCCCCTCGAACTCGTCCTCGGCTGGGCCGAGTTCCGCGGCCTGCACATCGTCGTCGAACCCGGCGTCTTCGTACCCCGCCGCCGTACCGAGTTCCTGGTCGAGCAGGCCCTCGCCCAAGTCCCGGACGCCTCCCTGGTGGTGGACCTGTGCTGCGGCTCGGGAGCCGTCGGCGCGGCTCTGGCCGCAGCGCTGGGCACGGTCGAACTGCACGCCGCCGACATCGACCCGGCCGCGGTGCGCTGCGCCCGCCGTAACATCGCCGCGTACGGCGGCCGGGTCCACGCCGGTGACCTGTTCCGGGCGCTGCCCGCGGCCCTGCGCGGCCGTATCGACATCCTCGCCGCCAACGTCCCCTACGTGCCCACCGACGAGGTCCCCCTCCTGCCCGCCGAGGCCCGCGACCATGAACCGCTGACCGCCCTCGACGGCGGCACGGACGGCCTGGACCTGCTGCGCCGGGTCGCCGACGAGGCGGCGCGGTGGCTGGCGCCGGGCGGATGCCTGCTCGTCGAGACGAGCGAGCGCCAGACAGCGGCCGCCGTCGAGGCCTTCACCTGGGGCGGGTTGATGCCCCGGGTGGCCGAGTGCGAGGAGCGGTACGCCCAAGTCGTGGTCGGTACCGTCCCGTAG